From Spiroplasma eriocheiris, the proteins below share one genomic window:
- the prmC gene encoding peptide chain release factor N(5)-glutamine methyltransferase, translating to MTVNELIKKSEDFLADSDFINYSADIKTLIAYYSKTTISKLYACQNESIPFAFDQYWQDLIAYKNGKPIQHITNVQFFYGYNFYVDNNVLIPRYETEELVDEVNNLIDQYHWDDPHNLTLIDIGTGSGAIAISLGLENPQLKVYASDISPAALAVAAKNINILNAHNVKLLEGDMLEPFVKNNIKADILVCNPPYIPQHQAISKRVKNYEPHVALFGQEDGLFFYRKIFENWQAVVKTKAILCFEYGYDQKKDLEKLVKQFFKHSQYKFMKDINKKWRMLFIFVL from the coding sequence ATGACTGTTAATGAATTAATTAAAAAATCAGAAGATTTTTTAGCGGATAGTGACTTTATTAATTATAGTGCTGATATTAAAACATTAATTGCATATTATAGTAAAACAACAATTTCAAAATTATATGCTTGTCAGAATGAATCAATTCCTTTTGCTTTTGATCAGTATTGACAAGATTTAATTGCTTACAAAAATGGTAAACCAATTCAACACATTACAAATGTGCAATTTTTTTATGGTTATAATTTTTATGTGGATAATAATGTTTTAATTCCGCGTTATGAAACAGAAGAATTAGTAGATGAAGTTAATAATTTAATTGATCAATATCATTGGGATGATCCCCACAATTTAACTTTAATTGATATTGGAACTGGTAGTGGAGCGATTGCTATTAGTTTGGGGTTAGAAAATCCCCAGTTGAAAGTGTATGCGAGTGATATTTCCCCTGCTGCCTTGGCAGTTGCGGCAAAAAATATTAACATCTTAAATGCTCACAATGTTAAGTTATTAGAAGGTGACATGTTAGAACCGTTTGTTAAAAATAATATTAAAGCTGATATTTTAGTGTGTAACCCCCCCTATATTCCCCAACACCAAGCAATTAGTAAGCGTGTTAAAAATTATGAGCCGCATGTTGCTTTATTTGGCCAAGAAGATGGGTTATTTTTCTATCGAAAAATTTTTGAAAATTGACAAGCAGTTGTAAAAACAAAAGCAATTTTATGCTTTGAATATGGTTATGACCAAAAAAAAGATCTCGAAAAACTAGTTAAACAATTTTTTAAACATTCCCAATATAAATTTATGAAAGATATCAATAAAAAATGAAGAATGTTATTTATATTTGTTTTGTAG
- the prfA gene encoding peptide chain release factor 1, with translation MNQKTIDRLETMLKRKQQIEGELVNPEIVNDVKKLTALSKEQAQIADIVDVYLRYKNILQNIKEAKLILETEKEEELIELAKEEIKTSEVAKEELEAELKIMLLPKDPNDEKNVIVEIRGAAGGDEGNIFAGDLYRMYLKYAEQQGWKIDVIEENDSEAGGFSAISFILKGDRVYSKMKFESGAHRVQRVPKTESKGRVHTSTATVAVLPEIEEVDFEIKPADLKIDTYRASGAGGQHVNTTDSAVRITHIPTGTVVTSQDGRSQHDNKALAMQHLRSKLYEEQQRKINEERGNLRKDAVGTGDRSEKIRTYNYPQNRVTDHRINLTLQKLDQIMEGNLDEIITALMNEEQRLKMEGN, from the coding sequence ATGAATCAGAAAACAATTGACCGTTTAGAAACAATGTTAAAACGAAAACAACAAATTGAGGGAGAACTAGTAAATCCAGAAATTGTTAATGATGTTAAAAAACTGACAGCACTATCAAAAGAGCAAGCACAAATTGCTGACATTGTTGATGTTTATTTACGATATAAAAATATTTTGCAAAATATTAAAGAAGCAAAACTGATTTTAGAAACGGAAAAAGAAGAAGAATTAATTGAATTAGCAAAAGAGGAAATTAAAACTTCGGAAGTAGCGAAAGAAGAGTTGGAAGCAGAATTAAAAATAATGTTATTACCAAAAGATCCCAATGATGAAAAAAATGTTATTGTAGAAATTCGCGGAGCTGCTGGCGGAGATGAGGGTAATATTTTTGCTGGTGATTTGTATCGAATGTATTTGAAATATGCGGAGCAACAAGGTTGAAAAATTGATGTGATTGAAGAAAATGATTCAGAAGCAGGGGGATTTTCCGCAATTTCTTTCATCTTAAAAGGTGACCGGGTTTATTCAAAAATGAAATTTGAATCGGGAGCCCACCGGGTGCAAAGAGTTCCGAAAACTGAAAGTAAAGGACGAGTTCATACTTCAACTGCTACTGTGGCAGTTCTTCCTGAGATTGAAGAAGTTGATTTTGAAATTAAACCAGCTGATTTAAAAATTGATACTTACCGAGCTTCTGGCGCTGGTGGACAGCACGTTAACACTACTGATTCTGCTGTTCGAATTACCCACATTCCAACCGGAACGGTGGTAACTTCCCAAGATGGTCGTAGTCAACATGATAATAAAGCATTAGCAATGCAACATTTAAGAAGCAAACTATATGAAGAACAACAACGGAAAATTAATGAAGAACGTGGTAATTTACGAAAAGATGCCGTTGGTACCGGTGATCGCAGTGAAAAAATCCGCACTTATAATTATCCACAAAACCGGGTAACTGATCATCGCATTAACTTAACTTTGCAAAAATTAGATCAGATTATGGAAGGCAATTTGGATGAAATTATTACAGCATTAATGAATGAAGAACAACGTTTAAAAATGGAAGGTAATTAA
- a CDS encoding BMP family ABC transporter substrate-binding protein, which produces MKKLLGSLMALSLVATSVTSVVSCTKKYTFDSDVWVITDGGTISDNSFNQSAWEGASAYVVSKQDPTHYGPGDKWKSSKWRASYFEAASQTTSDFRMAYVTSKIAGAKTMILPGFNHGNTIGWAANLADNLIYIDGSGQGVHLDMDKNKPVAKNIIGLQYEAESSGFFAGLAAAVYLNANVKEFGTDLKIATYGGMDNPGAVSNYMWGFLVAFDIFNKIIKEDPKYPKLGALKSTVLNLVNTLNPDAKTLQSISKVENVLNPDESWFSQSFEAGHGKDISDSLISKGANVIFPVAGPQTQDTIDRIKYNKSNAKIVGVDTEQSKIYGEYYIITSALKEIATSTQDALKNIYSLACGFDPSSNSWNKPQTDTCWINTDQSSLHHPSWTGIEPTKSIPKTVTELIHNTSGDSTKDTAFDKIVAVLEAVYSVGVGGNKPVAAKFFPGTLANTYQSQNELKDYIWQAIEDKL; this is translated from the coding sequence ATGAAAAAACTTCTTGGATCATTAATGGCATTGTCACTAGTGGCAACATCAGTAACATCAGTTGTTTCATGTACCAAAAAATACACTTTTGATAGTGATGTTTGAGTTATAACTGATGGGGGAACAATCAGTGATAATTCATTTAATCAATCCGCATGAGAAGGAGCTAGTGCTTATGTGGTATCTAAGCAAGATCCGACTCATTATGGACCTGGTGATAAATGAAAAAGTAGTAAATGACGAGCAAGTTATTTTGAAGCAGCTTCACAAACAACATCTGATTTTAGGATGGCATATGTAACATCTAAAATTGCGGGAGCTAAAACAATGATTTTACCAGGGTTTAACCATGGAAATACCATCGGTTGGGCAGCAAATCTTGCTGATAACCTAATTTATATTGATGGTTCTGGTCAGGGAGTTCATTTAGATATGGATAAAAATAAACCAGTTGCCAAAAATATTATTGGTTTACAATATGAAGCTGAATCATCAGGTTTTTTTGCTGGTTTAGCAGCAGCAGTATATCTAAATGCAAATGTTAAAGAATTCGGTACTGATCTTAAAATAGCCACATACGGGGGGATGGATAATCCTGGGGCTGTTTCAAACTATATGTGAGGATTCTTAGTTGCTTTTGATATTTTTAACAAAATTATTAAAGAAGATCCAAAATATCCTAAACTAGGGGCTTTAAAATCAACAGTATTAAATCTTGTTAATACTTTGAACCCTGATGCCAAAACATTACAGTCAATTAGTAAAGTAGAAAATGTTCTAAATCCGGATGAATCATGATTTTCTCAATCATTTGAAGCTGGGCATGGAAAAGATATTTCTGACTCATTAATTAGTAAAGGGGCAAATGTTATTTTTCCAGTGGCGGGGCCACAAACCCAAGACACAATTGATCGGATTAAATATAATAAATCAAATGCCAAAATTGTCGGAGTTGATACTGAACAATCAAAAATTTATGGTGAATATTATATTATTACTAGTGCGCTAAAAGAAATTGCAACATCAACTCAAGATGCATTAAAAAATATTTATTCTTTAGCTTGTGGATTTGACCCAAGTTCAAATAGTTGGAATAAACCACAAACAGATACTTGTTGAATTAATACCGACCAATCTTCGCTTCACCACCCAAGTTGAACTGGAATTGAACCAACAAAATCAATTCCTAAAACAGTTACTGAGTTAATTCATAACACTAGTGGGGATAGTACGAAAGATACGGCGTTTGATAAAATTGTTGCTGTGCTAGAAGCAGTTTATTCAGTTGGAGTTGGTGGAAACAAGCCAGTGGCGGCAAAATTCTTCCCTGGTACTTTAGCCAATACTTACCAAAGCCAAAATGAATTAAAAGATTATATTTGACAAGCTATTGAGGATAAATTGTAG
- a CDS encoding DHH family phosphoesterase: MREKMDLILAKIKEYDKIICLRHISPDGDAYGSSFGLANFIKENYPTKKVLTDGETNDNLSFLGVPEKLTAADYQNALVIVTDTANTERIDSLYWQTAQEVIKIDHHPDDTPYGDLSWVDAKRIAASEMVSELVFHSKLKVSSQTARLLYTGIITDSNRFLFRNTTSTTLILASKLLATGFDVQEIYQHLYLESWVNVKFKNYLQSLVEISAHGVGYIKITDEMLQQHQMAYDLVKGWVNILANIKEIKIWLFFIENKAENFVSVSMRSRHYNVNKVAKKYHGGGHLLASGIKMPNWNWWVAIINDLDNLIINNDVVEGAN; the protein is encoded by the coding sequence ATGCGCGAAAAAATGGACTTGATCTTAGCAAAAATTAAAGAATACGACAAAATAATTTGTTTACGTCATATTTCTCCAGATGGGGATGCTTATGGCTCATCATTTGGGTTAGCTAATTTTATTAAGGAAAACTATCCAACTAAAAAAGTCTTAACAGATGGGGAAACAAATGATAATTTATCATTTTTAGGGGTTCCCGAAAAGTTAACAGCTGCAGATTACCAAAATGCGTTAGTAATTGTCACTGATACTGCTAATACTGAACGCATTGATAGTTTGTATTGGCAAACAGCCCAAGAAGTTATTAAAATTGACCATCATCCTGATGATACCCCTTATGGAGATCTTTCCTGAGTGGATGCGAAACGAATCGCTGCTTCAGAAATGGTGAGTGAGTTAGTTTTTCATAGTAAATTAAAAGTTTCATCCCAAACTGCGCGGTTGCTATACACGGGAATTATTACTGATTCAAATCGTTTTTTATTTCGTAACACCACGAGTACAACTTTAATTCTGGCAAGTAAGCTTTTAGCAACTGGTTTTGATGTGCAAGAAATTTATCAACATTTATATTTGGAATCATGAGTTAATGTGAAGTTTAAAAATTACTTACAAAGTTTAGTTGAAATTAGTGCGCATGGTGTTGGATACATTAAAATTACCGATGAGATGTTACAACAACATCAAATGGCATATGATCTTGTTAAAGGCTGAGTTAATATCTTAGCTAATATTAAAGAAATTAAAATTTGATTATTTTTTATTGAAAATAAAGCTGAAAATTTTGTTAGTGTTAGTATGCGCAGTCGCCACTATAATGTTAATAAGGTTGCAAAAAAATACCATGGCGGAGGACATTTGCTAGCAAGTGGAATTAAAATGCCAAACTGGAATTGGTGGGTCGCTATTATTAACGACTTAGATAATTTAATTATTAATAATGATGTTGTGGAGGGGGCAAATTAA
- a CDS encoding L-threonylcarbamoyladenylate synthase, with translation MKIYHLADKKKIIAAFKEQQVLIIPTDTIYGFACTIDNLTGKKRIYELKQRSEKMYLSLVVDSLRTAKKLIKINKNDLKYFKSKNSITIIGEIYAGVNDQYHITFDNTIAVRITKWKWLKQILKKTGPIFATSVNITGQRYGKELNDFKNFAVDVIVDNGYLDNQPSKIYNALTREFVR, from the coding sequence ATGAAAATTTATCATCTTGCCGACAAGAAAAAAATTATTGCAGCATTTAAAGAACAGCAAGTATTAATTATTCCAACTGATACAATTTATGGTTTTGCGTGCACCATTGATAATTTAACAGGTAAAAAAAGAATTTATGAGTTAAAACAACGTTCGGAAAAAATGTACTTATCATTAGTAGTTGATTCATTACGAACAGCAAAAAAACTAATTAAAATTAATAAAAATGATTTGAAATATTTTAAATCTAAAAATTCAATTACTATAATTGGTGAAATTTATGCGGGAGTTAATGACCAATACCATATTACTTTTGATAATACGATTGCGGTGCGGATTACAAAATGGAAATGATTAAAACAAATCTTAAAAAAAACAGGACCAATTTTTGCTACCAGTGTTAATATTACTGGCCAACGTTATGGAAAAGAACTTAATGATTTTAAAAATTTTGCGGTAGATGTTATTGTTGATAATGGTTATTTAGATAACCAACCATCAAAAATTTATAATGCTTTAACAAGAGAATTTGTTAGATAG
- a CDS encoding thymidine kinase has product MYFLNRNAKIGWVEVITGCMFAGKTEEFIRRIVRLSYAKFKIQVFKPAIDNRYSNDNVVSHSQKSIKAISVNNTKELLANLAPDTDVVGIDEVQFFDNEIVKVADDLANKGIIVIVNGLDKDFRAEPFLNVEQLMSKAEEVKKLHAICVKCGNLANRTQRLINGKPANYHDPIVLIGEKDKYEACCRHCHEVVY; this is encoded by the coding sequence ATGTATTTTTTAAATAGAAATGCCAAAATTGGGTGAGTTGAAGTTATTACGGGTTGTATGTTTGCAGGAAAAACCGAAGAATTTATTCGCCGGATTGTGCGCTTAAGTTATGCCAAATTTAAAATTCAGGTTTTTAAACCAGCAATTGATAATCGCTATAGTAATGATAATGTTGTTAGTCATAGTCAAAAATCAATTAAAGCAATTTCAGTTAATAATACTAAAGAATTATTAGCAAATCTAGCACCCGATACGGATGTGGTAGGCATTGATGAAGTTCAATTCTTTGATAATGAAATTGTGAAAGTAGCAGATGATTTGGCTAATAAGGGAATTATTGTGATTGTGAATGGTTTGGATAAAGATTTTCGGGCTGAGCCATTTCTAAATGTTGAACAACTAATGAGTAAGGCAGAAGAAGTTAAAAAGTTACATGCTATTTGTGTTAAATGTGGTAATTTAGCTAACCGTACGCAACGATTAATTAACGGGAAACCCGCTAATTACCACGATCCAATTGTTTTAATTGGTGAAAAAGATAAATATGAAGCGTGTTGTCGCCATTGTCATGAGGTTGTTTACTAA